One window from the genome of Cyclobacterium amurskyense encodes:
- a CDS encoding IS110 family RNA-guided transposase, producing MEQEFVSMQVVNPQAAGIDVGSRSHWVAVGQSEKDVREYGVFNQDLFALVDWLKEKDVKTVAMESTGTYWQNLYAVLISKGLHVVLCNGKFTKNIKGKKTDIKDCQWIQKLHTLGLLTSSFLPDGKTEELRTYCRQRANLLQLAASTSKKMQKNLRLLNLRLDVVVKDICGLTGLLIIRAICDGETDPEKLASFRHGNCRKSEEEIAKALQTNGRKDYLFALQQELDTYDHLQNKIDECDKEIDKMLNEIIQSDDNKRQHFIDVKPHKRVNKNTPKDIDLNLKSYQMFEGTDLLAIEGMSYSTVLALMSEVGLEGIRKFKTAKHFASWLRLAPNNKVSGGKVLSSKVPKGSNRLKIALRNAANAIGNLKDSTPLRDFFHRISFRKGRVSAISATARKLAVIIWNMVVKGVPYFNPEGYLFLDQKRKLGLVKRIKKQIDKFGLTNEDLGLEIETI from the coding sequence ATGGAACAGGAATTTGTATCAATGCAAGTCGTTAATCCGCAGGCTGCGGGTATCGATGTAGGCAGTCGCTCCCATTGGGTGGCTGTGGGGCAATCCGAAAAGGATGTGCGTGAATATGGAGTCTTTAATCAGGATCTGTTCGCTTTGGTAGATTGGTTAAAAGAAAAAGATGTCAAAACAGTGGCCATGGAGAGTACCGGTACTTACTGGCAAAACTTGTATGCGGTTTTGATTTCCAAAGGGCTTCATGTGGTGCTTTGTAATGGAAAGTTTACCAAAAACATCAAAGGTAAGAAAACAGATATAAAGGACTGTCAGTGGATTCAGAAACTGCATACGCTAGGGCTTTTGACCAGTAGTTTTCTGCCTGATGGTAAGACAGAAGAACTCCGGACCTACTGCAGGCAAAGGGCTAATCTACTTCAATTAGCCGCCTCTACATCCAAGAAGATGCAAAAGAACCTTAGGTTGCTCAACTTAAGATTGGACGTAGTGGTCAAGGATATCTGTGGGCTGACTGGTCTGTTGATTATTAGGGCTATTTGTGATGGTGAAACTGATCCAGAAAAACTGGCCTCCTTCAGGCACGGAAACTGCCGGAAAAGTGAAGAAGAGATAGCCAAAGCCTTGCAGACCAATGGCAGGAAAGATTACCTTTTCGCACTCCAGCAGGAACTGGACACCTACGACCACCTCCAAAATAAAATCGATGAGTGCGATAAGGAAATTGATAAGATGCTAAATGAAATCATCCAATCCGATGACAATAAGCGGCAGCATTTTATTGATGTGAAGCCCCACAAAAGAGTTAACAAAAATACCCCAAAAGACATTGATCTTAATTTGAAGTCCTATCAAATGTTTGAAGGTACTGACTTGCTTGCTATTGAAGGGATGAGTTATTCTACTGTTCTGGCACTAATGAGTGAGGTTGGCCTTGAAGGCATCAGGAAATTCAAAACAGCCAAGCATTTTGCATCATGGCTGCGGCTTGCACCAAACAATAAAGTAAGTGGGGGAAAAGTACTTTCCAGTAAAGTTCCAAAAGGAAGCAACAGACTGAAAATCGCATTACGGAATGCTGCCAATGCCATTGGAAACCTGAAGGATTCTACACCGCTACGAGACTTCTTCCATAGAATAAGCTTTAGAAAAGGAAGGGTTTCGGCTATAAGTGCCACCGCCCGTAAGTTGGCGGTTATCATCTGGAATATGGTGGTGAAGGGAGTTCCCTATTTTAATCCGGAAGGCTATCTCTTCCTAGATCAGAAAAGAAAATTGGGTTTAGTTAAACGGATAAAGAAACAAATCGATAAATTCGGTCTGACTAATGAGGACCTTGGGCTCGAAATTGAGACAATTTGA
- a CDS encoding Crp/Fnr family transcriptional regulator, protein MIPEEWDIIKTMAELKVLKKEDSLIQQNAFFEKEVFIEKGIIRAYIIDDDGNEKSIAFYEEGKFMSTSTLRTLNGRSLHHYQAMCKTELILFNSNELKSFFSNNNFLSEIGKTIKEGEIKRQNNRDNCLLQVKGRDKYLNFIKHYPNIELHISQKHIASYLGITPISLSRIKSNLRKM, encoded by the coding sequence ATGATTCCTGAGGAATGGGATATCATTAAAACTATGGCCGAACTTAAAGTCTTGAAAAAAGAAGACTCTTTAATTCAACAAAATGCTTTTTTTGAGAAAGAGGTTTTTATAGAGAAGGGAATAATCAGAGCCTATATAATTGATGATGACGGAAACGAAAAAAGCATTGCCTTTTATGAGGAAGGAAAGTTTATGAGTACATCTACGCTTCGAACTTTAAATGGTAGATCTCTGCATCACTACCAAGCAATGTGCAAAACCGAACTCATCTTATTTAATTCAAATGAATTAAAATCTTTTTTTTCTAACAACAATTTCCTGTCTGAAATTGGAAAAACAATAAAAGAGGGTGAGATTAAAAGACAAAACAATAGGGATAACTGTCTTTTACAAGTAAAAGGAAGAGATAAGTATTTAAACTTCATAAAACATTACCCCAACATAGAATTACACATATCGCAAAAACATATTGCATCTTATTTAGGAATTACGCCCATTTCATTGAGTAGAATTAAGTCTAATCTCAGAAAAATGTAA
- the ltrA gene encoding group II intron reverse transcriptase/maturase gives MIELEKTKSVPITKEMVWEAYLQVKRKGKSAGVDELSMSVYDMQRHRHLYKVWNRLASGSYFPPAVLQVEIPKKNGSMRQLGIPTISDRVAQTVIKNQIEVRLEKIFHPDSYGYRPKRSAHQALEQVRNNCWKYDWVIDLDIKNFFDEIDHVKLLKALNKHVEEKWIFEYIKRWLNAPLQTKEGEVIARTKGTPQGGVISPLLANLYLHYTLDVWLKTIDSSIKFVRYADDIIIHCQTKTQAEKSLQKIKERVEDCGLRLHPDKTKIVYCKDFKRRQKYREVQFDFLGYTFQPRTSKSKKTKKLFLGFDCAMSIQSRSRIFDQLRKMEIPRIQCDSIVGIAHHLNPKLRGWIRYFGKYRGYSLSKVFYILRIKLIRWARYRYKRYRNNLTKAYKWLDRVRIQYPSLFYHWHVGYSN, from the coding sequence ATGATTGAATTAGAGAAGACAAAATCAGTACCTATTACCAAAGAAATGGTATGGGAAGCTTACCTACAGGTAAAGCGGAAAGGGAAGAGTGCAGGAGTGGATGAACTAAGTATGTCAGTGTATGATATGCAAAGACATCGGCACTTGTATAAAGTCTGGAATCGCTTGGCTTCGGGTAGTTATTTTCCACCAGCAGTCCTACAAGTTGAGATTCCCAAGAAGAATGGATCTATGCGTCAATTGGGGATTCCAACGATCAGCGATAGGGTAGCTCAAACGGTCATTAAGAATCAGATAGAGGTAAGATTGGAAAAGATCTTTCATCCGGATTCCTACGGTTATCGTCCAAAACGGAGTGCCCATCAGGCGCTAGAACAGGTTCGGAATAACTGCTGGAAGTATGATTGGGTGATAGACTTAGATATCAAGAATTTCTTTGATGAAATAGACCATGTTAAGTTGCTCAAAGCGCTGAACAAACATGTGGAAGAAAAGTGGATATTCGAGTACATCAAAAGATGGCTCAATGCTCCATTGCAAACCAAAGAAGGTGAAGTTATAGCAAGAACAAAAGGCACACCGCAAGGAGGAGTGATCAGTCCACTTTTGGCCAATTTGTATTTGCACTATACCTTGGACGTTTGGCTTAAGACAATTGATTCTTCTATTAAATTTGTACGCTATGCGGATGATATTATCATTCATTGCCAGACAAAAACTCAGGCAGAAAAGAGCCTACAAAAAATAAAAGAAAGAGTGGAAGATTGTGGATTGAGATTGCATCCTGATAAGACGAAAATCGTGTATTGCAAGGATTTCAAAAGGCGACAAAAGTATAGGGAAGTACAATTTGACTTTCTCGGATATACATTCCAGCCGCGTACTTCAAAATCCAAGAAAACAAAGAAACTGTTTCTAGGATTTGATTGTGCTATGAGCATCCAGTCAAGGTCACGAATATTCGACCAACTCAGGAAGATGGAAATCCCAAGAATTCAATGTGACAGTATTGTAGGTATTGCCCATCATTTAAACCCAAAACTTAGGGGATGGATCCGTTACTTTGGTAAATACCGTGGTTATAGTCTATCCAAAGTGTTTTATATATTGCGTATAAAACTAATAAGATGGGCAAGGTATCGCTACAAAAGGTATAGAAACAACCTTACAAAAGCTTATAAATGGTTGGACAGGGTTCGGATACAATATCCAAGTCTGTTTTATCACTGGCATGTGGGGTATTCTAATTAG
- the tnpC gene encoding IS66 family transposase, giving the protein MENETIDYKKLYEQELQAHQESLLTISEKESAIADLQHELEKFRGYIFGTKSEKRTANVGLNQMGLFELGTTQAVQEELSESVPTTEQKTTPKKRAKGTSRMSLPEELRREEVVIEPKESTEGCVQIGQEVTEVLEVVPASFYVKRYVRPKYARPNGEGILIGTLPDRVIEKGIPSESVIAQLIVDKYVYGMPLHRQLDKYSKMGVRIPASSASDWVIKGWEQLKPLSDLLSMVVLSQKYLQVDETPIKVLDRDNKKGIHQGFMWLYHAPVDRLVLFDYRKGRDRSGPKEMLADFKGIIQTDGYKVYDSLYGKHDTIHLTFCMAHARRKFVEALNDNEEQANHVLDEMQLLYKLEAQMREKGYDYLQKTKERKEHATPVLDRLGQWLEKHQYSHRPTSPMGKAIEYTRSRWAGLSVYALHGQMEIDNNLVENAVRPLAIGRKAYLFAGSHKAAEMTAAMYSFMASCKKNKINEFEWLKDVFERIQSHKQKDLYQLLPSNWEKHKIK; this is encoded by the coding sequence ATGGAAAATGAGACAATCGACTACAAAAAGCTATATGAGCAAGAGCTCCAAGCCCATCAGGAGTCATTGTTGACCATCTCCGAAAAGGAAAGTGCAATAGCAGACCTACAGCATGAACTTGAAAAGTTCAGGGGGTATATTTTTGGCACCAAGAGTGAAAAGAGAACCGCTAATGTGGGACTAAATCAGATGGGGCTTTTCGAGCTAGGCACTACCCAAGCTGTACAAGAGGAGCTTTCCGAGTCAGTACCTACCACAGAGCAAAAAACCACTCCAAAGAAAAGAGCCAAGGGCACCTCTCGTATGAGCCTTCCCGAAGAGCTCAGAAGGGAAGAAGTGGTGATAGAGCCAAAAGAATCCACTGAAGGTTGTGTACAGATAGGTCAGGAAGTAACCGAAGTATTGGAAGTAGTTCCGGCATCTTTTTATGTGAAACGCTACGTGCGTCCAAAATACGCAAGACCGAACGGTGAAGGCATCCTCATTGGTACATTACCAGATAGAGTAATAGAAAAGGGAATACCTTCAGAATCAGTGATTGCTCAACTTATCGTAGACAAATATGTCTACGGAATGCCGCTTCACAGGCAGCTGGATAAATACAGCAAGATGGGCGTAAGAATCCCTGCTTCGAGTGCCTCTGACTGGGTAATTAAGGGCTGGGAACAGCTCAAGCCACTCTCCGATCTACTCAGTATGGTAGTCCTAAGTCAAAAATACCTTCAGGTAGACGAAACGCCTATAAAAGTGTTAGATAGAGATAACAAAAAAGGTATTCATCAGGGGTTCATGTGGCTTTATCATGCGCCGGTAGATAGACTAGTACTCTTTGATTACAGAAAAGGGAGGGATCGATCGGGTCCCAAAGAAATGCTTGCTGACTTTAAGGGTATCATCCAAACGGATGGCTACAAGGTGTATGATTCCCTTTATGGGAAGCATGACACTATTCATTTAACGTTTTGTATGGCACATGCCAGACGCAAGTTTGTAGAAGCGCTCAATGACAATGAAGAACAGGCAAACCATGTCCTTGATGAGATGCAACTACTCTATAAGCTGGAAGCACAGATGAGAGAAAAGGGGTATGACTATCTACAGAAAACGAAGGAGAGAAAAGAGCATGCCACTCCTGTGCTGGACAGATTAGGGCAATGGCTGGAAAAGCACCAATACAGCCATAGGCCAACAAGTCCAATGGGCAAGGCTATAGAATATACGAGGTCAAGATGGGCAGGACTGAGTGTTTATGCACTTCATGGACAAATGGAAATAGACAATAACCTGGTTGAAAATGCCGTTCGTCCACTAGCTATAGGTCGTAAAGCGTATCTATTTGCAGGATCGCACAAGGCTGCGGAGATGACAGCAGCCATGTATTCTTTCATGGCCAGCTGCAAAAAGAACAAAATTAATGAGTTTGAATGGCTCAAGGACGTATTCGAAAGAATCCAGAGCCACAAGCAAAAAGATCTCTATCAACTACTACCTTCCAATTGGGAGAAACATAAAATCAAGTAG
- the tnpB gene encoding IS66 family insertion sequence element accessory protein TnpB (TnpB, as the term is used for proteins encoded by IS66 family insertion elements, is considered an accessory protein, since TnpC, encoded by a neighboring gene, is a DDE family transposase.): protein MLALSSSCRYFLYDKPTDMRFGINALSGLVRNKLGFDPMNGDVFIFIGKRGNQIRLLQWDKDGFALYIKKLERGTFERPILTGTAITSTQLSFLLQGVRLESVRYRTRYTPLKRA, encoded by the coding sequence ATGCTTGCGCTATCCTCTTCATGTCGTTACTTTTTATATGATAAGCCCACTGATATGCGTTTTGGTATCAATGCCCTTTCTGGACTGGTACGTAACAAGCTTGGTTTTGACCCCATGAATGGAGATGTGTTCATTTTTATTGGCAAGCGAGGCAACCAAATCCGACTTTTGCAATGGGACAAAGATGGTTTTGCCTTATATATTAAAAAGTTGGAACGAGGCACTTTTGAACGTCCTATTCTCACCGGAACAGCCATTACGAGTACTCAACTCAGCTTCCTCTTACAGGGGGTAAGGCTAGAATCGGTACGCTACAGAACCCGATACACACCCTTAAAAAGGGCATGA
- the tnpA gene encoding IS66 family insertion sequence element accessory protein TnpA translates to MKRQTESNMRKLYQEWLSSGVSRSEFSDMHGIVRTTFYYWTKKFSAQEEETTNGKAFQLLDTIPSVGRVSRVIAHIHYPSGISLEIYDGVSPEFIKTLLV, encoded by the coding sequence ATGAAAAGACAGACAGAAAGCAATATGCGTAAACTTTATCAAGAATGGTTATCCTCAGGGGTTAGCAGATCAGAATTTTCCGATATGCATGGTATTGTTCGAACAACTTTTTATTATTGGACCAAAAAATTCAGCGCACAGGAAGAAGAAACCACTAATGGAAAAGCTTTCCAATTGCTGGACACTATCCCATCTGTTGGTCGAGTTAGCCGAGTAATAGCGCATATTCATTATCCTTCAGGAATCAGCCTGGAAATCTATGATGGGGTCTCACCCGAGTTTATTAAAACGCTTCTTGTCTAA
- the tnpA gene encoding IS66 family insertion sequence element accessory protein TnpA, whose protein sequence is MKIREEMVELVHEFETSGQTQTLFSESKGIGFHKFNYWYRKL, encoded by the coding sequence ATGAAAATAAGAGAAGAAATGGTAGAGTTGGTCCATGAGTTTGAAACTAGCGGACAGACGCAGACGCTTTTCAGTGAATCCAAGGGGATAGGGTTTCATAAATTCAATTACTGGTACAGGAAGCTTTAA
- a CDS encoding MarR family winged helix-turn-helix transcriptional regulator gives MKKNDHLTFTARLKRISDNLLYGAKDLYKTLNLEIEPNWHLIFLLFKEKNTLTITEIAEQLKISQPGVIKIVNKMKTKKYLKAEKDKKDSRIQLLKLTTKAKKELPKLEGIWSAGEKTIVDILDNNTEIFEHLDRIEIAISKSDYKERTLIHLDND, from the coding sequence ATGAAAAAAAACGACCATTTAACTTTTACTGCCAGACTCAAAAGAATAAGTGATAATTTACTTTATGGAGCAAAGGATTTATATAAAACCTTAAACCTGGAAATTGAACCTAATTGGCATTTAATATTTCTTCTTTTCAAGGAAAAAAATACCCTTACAATTACTGAAATTGCTGAACAATTGAAAATATCTCAGCCTGGAGTTATTAAGATTGTCAATAAAATGAAGACCAAAAAATATCTTAAAGCCGAGAAAGATAAAAAGGACAGTAGAATTCAGTTACTGAAACTTACAACTAAGGCAAAAAAAGAATTACCTAAATTAGAAGGGATTTGGTCTGCTGGTGAAAAAACTATTGTAGACATTTTAGATAACAACACTGAAATTTTCGAACATTTAGATAGAATTGAAATTGCTATTTCAAAATCCGACTATAAAGAACGAACTTTAATCCATTTAGATAATGATTAA
- a CDS encoding GNAT family N-acetyltransferase produces MIRKATREDYNAVWKIFSEVIKTGDTYVFSPETSKENIQKHWFSDYMNTFVFEENNEILGTYIIKPNQIDLGNHIANCSYMVSPNSQGKSIGKQLCEHSLEFAKESNFKAIQFNIVVSTNKTAIKLWEKYGFKIIGTTPNGFRHLKLGFVDTHIMYKPL; encoded by the coding sequence ATGATTAGAAAAGCAACAAGAGAAGATTATAACGCTGTATGGAAAATATTTTCTGAAGTGATAAAAACAGGAGATACATATGTATTTAGTCCGGAAACGTCAAAAGAAAATATTCAGAAACATTGGTTTTCGGATTATATGAACACCTTTGTATTTGAAGAAAACAATGAAATTTTAGGAACTTATATAATAAAGCCAAACCAAATAGATTTAGGAAATCACATAGCAAATTGCAGCTATATGGTAAGTCCTAATTCGCAAGGAAAAAGTATAGGAAAACAACTATGTGAACATTCATTAGAATTTGCAAAAGAAAGTAATTTTAAAGCAATTCAATTTAACATTGTTGTTAGTACTAACAAAACCGCAATTAAACTGTGGGAAAAGTATGGGTTTAAAATCATTGGTACCACACCAAATGGATTTAGACACCTTAAATTAGGCTTCGTAGATACTCATATTATGTATAAACCACTATAA
- a CDS encoding phytanoyl-CoA dioxygenase family protein: MSDILSKKEIEHFIYNGFVRLDNSFSKEIADAALEILWKDLPCDRSNPSTWVEPVIRLGMYTNEPFVSSINTPKLHNAFNQLIGKDKWIPCRNVGTFPVRFPSNQQPSDTGKHVDASFTGNDPNNFLEWRVNVKSKGRALLMLILYSDVRENDAPTVIYEGSHIDVAKVLSKEGDLGLSFMELADKLDELPKRKEVYATGKAGTVYLCHPFLVHSAQPHRGITPKFMAQPPLLLKGELSISDSDIGYSPVERAIHLGIN; encoded by the coding sequence ATGTCAGATATACTGAGTAAAAAGGAAATAGAGCATTTTATTTATAACGGTTTTGTTCGTCTTGATAATTCATTTTCCAAGGAAATAGCAGATGCTGCCTTAGAAATTCTTTGGAAGGACCTTCCTTGTGACAGGTCAAATCCTTCAACCTGGGTTGAGCCTGTAATTCGTTTGGGAATGTACACAAATGAACCTTTTGTCAGTTCCATAAACACTCCAAAGTTGCATAATGCATTTAATCAGTTAATTGGTAAAGACAAATGGATTCCTTGTCGGAATGTAGGAACATTTCCTGTCAGATTTCCATCTAATCAGCAACCTAGCGATACGGGAAAACACGTAGATGCAAGTTTTACGGGAAATGACCCAAATAATTTTCTTGAATGGCGTGTCAATGTCAAATCGAAAGGACGAGCGTTATTGATGTTGATTCTTTATTCTGATGTCAGGGAAAATGATGCTCCAACAGTTATTTATGAAGGTTCACATATTGATGTTGCAAAGGTACTGTCTAAAGAAGGTGATTTAGGTCTTTCTTTTATGGAACTTGCAGACAAGTTGGACGAGTTGCCAAAAAGAAAAGAAGTGTATGCAACTGGTAAAGCAGGTACAGTTTACTTATGTCATCCGTTTTTAGTCCATTCAGCTCAACCACATAGAGGAATTACTCCCAAATTTATGGCACAACCACCTTTGTTGTTAAAGGGCGAATTGTCTATTTCAGATTCTGATATCGGCTATTCTCCCGTTGAAAGGGCTATTCACTTAGGCATAAATTAG
- a CDS encoding Fic family protein — MKPPYTITSKILKLVALISEKIGEVNAAHLSKPPTELRKKNRIKTIHSSLEIEGNTLTIEQITAIVENRRVIGPKKDILEVKNAIVVYDYLDNLNPNSFASFCEAHGLLMNGLIESAGQLRSKSVGIVKGSEIAHIAPQSGMFKPLMNDLFDYLKNDDDLILIKSCVFHYEMEFIHPFIDGNGRMGRLWQTLILKKIPPRF, encoded by the coding sequence ATGAAACCACCTTATACTATAACGAGTAAAATTTTAAAGCTTGTTGCTTTAATTTCAGAGAAGATAGGTGAGGTAAACGCTGCTCATTTGAGTAAACCTCCAACCGAACTAAGGAAGAAAAACAGAATTAAAACAATTCACTCTTCTCTTGAAATAGAGGGAAACACGCTGACCATTGAACAAATTACTGCAATTGTTGAAAACAGAAGGGTGATTGGACCCAAGAAGGACATTCTGGAAGTAAAAAATGCTATAGTAGTATATGACTATTTGGACAACTTAAACCCCAATAGTTTCGCGTCTTTTTGTGAGGCCCATGGATTATTAATGAATGGCCTTATTGAATCTGCTGGACAACTCCGTAGTAAATCTGTTGGAATAGTTAAGGGGTCAGAAATTGCACATATTGCTCCACAAAGTGGAATGTTTAAACCCTTAATGAATGATTTATTTGATTATCTTAAGAATGATGATGATTTAATTTTAATCAAAAGTTGTGTGTTTCATTATGAAATGGAATTTATACACCCCTTTATAGACGGTAACGGAAGGATGGGACGACTATGGCAAACCCTAATTTTAAAAAAAATTCCACCCCGTTTTTGA
- a CDS encoding Fic family protein has product MERQENYYEALRKSDNSGKSTLFIEFMLEIIHESFEELLNIQNVSLKNIDRINLFKSIIKEGYFSRKDYLKNFREISSATASRDLKFAFENGMVEKIGDKNATRYKFK; this is encoded by the coding sequence ATGGAACGTCAGGAAAATTATTATGAGGCTTTAAGGAAATCTGATAATTCCGGAAAATCAACCCTATTCATTGAATTTATGCTTGAAATAATACATGAATCATTTGAAGAATTACTAAATATACAGAATGTAAGCCTCAAAAATATTGACAGAATCAACCTGTTCAAATCAATAATAAAGGAAGGTTACTTTTCCCGAAAGGATTACCTAAAGAATTTTAGAGAAATATCATCAGCAACTGCAAGTCGTGATTTAAAGTTTGCATTTGAAAATGGAATGGTTGAGAAAATCGGAGACAAAAACGCCACAAGATATAAATTCAAATAA
- a CDS encoding PKD domain-containing protein: protein MSKLKICLFTILAVFCASSVKSQNESPNETSENEILFKIFQFPNDQMPRIDGKSDDWEIVPNSYVYGNEMLKDTEDGLGNAIDHTNDLDVSVKVGWVEGLNRLYFLYEATDDFWDFGRFSNKGYLNDIFEIVVDGDLSGGPFIYNPVYTKEDLNWDSQKDTYLENHFTFSGVHAQNYHIYTPPVNNAWVLIWGNQHWIGDFPQSNYAYDYNFEPGEEGKLVLEFWVTPYDYAPFEGPQKAIESELNQGESIGLSWSILDFDGGEREGHFNLSHDTRMVKDASYLRKFKLMPIESELKDLIKADWSFEVIDMENMRVSFRDESQGEILKWEWDFGDGNYSNQQNPIHQFKEKGIHKVVTLTVEGPAGKSKHTKYWEVMIR, encoded by the coding sequence ATGAGCAAGCTGAAAATTTGTCTGTTTACTATATTGGCTGTTTTTTGTGCTTCTTCGGTGAAGTCGCAAAATGAATCCCCGAATGAGACCTCCGAAAATGAAATACTTTTCAAAATTTTTCAATTTCCTAATGATCAAATGCCACGTATAGATGGGAAATCGGATGACTGGGAAATAGTACCAAATTCATATGTATATGGCAATGAAATGTTGAAAGATACAGAGGATGGATTGGGAAATGCTATTGATCATACCAATGATTTGGATGTAAGCGTCAAAGTAGGTTGGGTAGAGGGTTTGAACAGGTTATACTTTTTGTATGAAGCTACTGATGATTTTTGGGATTTTGGGAGGTTTAGTAACAAGGGTTACCTGAATGATATTTTCGAAATAGTGGTTGATGGCGACCTTTCCGGTGGTCCTTTTATTTATAACCCGGTTTATACTAAAGAAGACCTGAATTGGGATAGCCAAAAGGATACCTATTTAGAAAATCATTTTACTTTCAGTGGTGTCCACGCTCAGAATTACCATATCTATACCCCGCCTGTTAATAACGCATGGGTTTTGATTTGGGGAAACCAACATTGGATAGGTGATTTTCCTCAATCCAATTATGCTTATGATTACAACTTTGAACCTGGGGAGGAAGGAAAGCTCGTTTTGGAGTTTTGGGTTACGCCTTATGATTATGCCCCTTTTGAAGGCCCTCAAAAGGCCATTGAATCGGAACTCAATCAGGGGGAAAGCATTGGACTCTCCTGGTCCATATTGGATTTTGATGGAGGGGAAAGAGAGGGGCATTTCAATTTATCCCATGATACGCGCATGGTAAAAGACGCAAGCTACCTGCGCAAGTTTAAATTGATGCCAATAGAAAGTGAATTAAAGGATTTGATCAAGGCAGACTGGTCCTTTGAAGTAATAGATATGGAAAACATGCGTGTATCCTTCAGAGATGAATCACAAGGTGAGATTTTGAAATGGGAATGGGATTTTGGGGATGGAAATTACTCAAACCAACAAAATCCCATCCATCAATTCAAAGAAAAAGGAATTCACAAAGTGGTGACCTTAACGGTAGAAGGGCCTGCAGGTAAATCCAAGCACACCAAGTACTGGGAAGTAATGATTAGGTAA